A stretch of Thermotoga sp. SG1 DNA encodes these proteins:
- a CDS encoding ABC transporter permease: MFNKEFRDMRVRFFVMFFILLGTFILLVVMKDYTQNLSEIIRSAPKNILEKFGVTDEFMEKLSRWDFYIITQWYGKNLGQFVPILAIIMAFPVFAREIENETMELLLVRVKRKRLFMVKFFVPLVFTLLSLVVLAVLPLPVSWIVGESLDASSVFRYLLVETVGIFLWFSITIFFSVLFSDQVKPLIVSIALLAGTTALGSFIKPLSILNTYLYILRGELTPWPSLAYTLTGVVFVYLSYKVLETKDF; this comes from the coding sequence ATGTTCAATAAAGAATTCAGGGATATGAGGGTGCGTTTTTTTGTGATGTTCTTCATCCTTCTTGGAACTTTCATTTTGCTTGTGGTGATGAAGGACTACACGCAAAATCTCTCTGAGATCATCAGAAGTGCACCGAAAAACATCCTGGAAAAGTTCGGTGTCACAGATGAGTTCATGGAAAAACTCTCAAGATGGGACTTCTACATCATCACCCAGTGGTACGGGAAGAACCTTGGCCAATTTGTTCCAATACTTGCGATCATAATGGCTTTTCCGGTGTTTGCAAGGGAGATAGAGAACGAAACGATGGAACTTTTACTTGTGAGAGTCAAAAGAAAAAGACTTTTCATGGTGAAGTTTTTCGTTCCTCTGGTTTTCACTCTTTTGTCTCTCGTGGTACTCGCCGTTCTTCCACTGCCCGTCAGCTGGATCGTCGGTGAGTCACTGGATGCAAGTTCTGTGTTTCGCTATCTTCTGGTGGAAACAGTTGGGATTTTCCTGTGGTTTTCTATCACCATCTTCTTCTCCGTGCTGTTTTCCGATCAGGTCAAGCCCCTCATTGTTTCGATCGCTCTTCTTGCAGGAACAACGGCACTTGGAAGCTTTATCAAACCTCTGTCCATCTTGAACACCTACCTTTACATCCTGAGGGGAGAACTCACACCATGGCCTTCCTTGGCTTATACTCTGACCGGTGTGGTGTTTGTCTATCTTTCCTATAAAGTTCTTGAAACAAAAGACTTCTGA
- a CDS encoding TIGR03960 family B12-binding radical SAM protein produces the protein MILKFLNETLPWVKKPSRYIGKEINSVVKDPKEVSLRIALVFPDTYEIGTSNYGLEILYHILNSQPDIWAERSYLPWIDMIEKMKERDIPLYTMESYTPLYQMDAVGISLEYELSYTNVVEVLKLSKIPLFFWERKKDPIVLGGGPCSSNPEPVYGFFDAILVGDGEEAILEITKVLKETKGENRETIWKELSKIEGVYVPAFYEQRGKRIVPVSVEFPASIKRRIVKDLNAQPVPVRKILPNTESVHDRAVVEVARGCTRGCRFCHASVFYRPVRERSLENIIENAEKMLKNTGYEEISLLSLSTMDHTQIEKVVEKLLSRFSEKKIAVSIPSTRMDRFGVEIASRIASVRKTGLTFAPEASTQRLRNIINKNIEDHDIFSTLEAARKSGWRRVKLYFMIGLPGETEEDLKALIDLLRKVRTIGFKEVSASVAVFVPKPHTPFQFARQITPEEANEKFKILTRARRFAKVSYHNPEMSLLEGIFSRGDRKLLDLIVKANELGALFDEWSEMFDFNVWKKAFDLTGIDPEEYLRERKTEEEFPWDHIDMGVTKEFLVREYQRALEGKTTEDCRWKGCYLCGICPRFKVQNILSGGEKG, from the coding sequence ATGATCCTAAAATTCCTGAACGAAACACTACCATGGGTCAAAAAACCAAGCAGGTACATAGGCAAGGAGATAAACAGTGTTGTAAAAGATCCGAAAGAAGTTTCACTTCGGATCGCCCTTGTTTTCCCCGACACCTACGAGATCGGAACCTCAAACTACGGCCTCGAGATACTCTATCACATCCTGAACAGCCAGCCCGATATCTGGGCAGAAAGAAGCTATCTTCCATGGATTGATATGATAGAGAAGATGAAGGAAAGGGATATCCCACTCTACACGATGGAGTCCTACACACCGCTCTATCAGATGGACGCAGTTGGAATCTCTCTGGAGTACGAACTTTCTTATACCAACGTCGTCGAAGTTTTGAAACTCTCAAAAATTCCACTGTTTTTCTGGGAAAGAAAGAAAGATCCCATCGTTCTTGGGGGAGGTCCCTGTTCCTCCAATCCAGAACCTGTTTACGGGTTTTTCGACGCGATCCTTGTGGGTGACGGAGAAGAGGCCATCCTGGAGATCACAAAAGTCCTGAAAGAAACGAAGGGAGAAAACAGAGAAACCATCTGGAAAGAACTTTCAAAGATCGAAGGAGTGTACGTTCCCGCTTTCTACGAGCAGCGAGGAAAAAGGATCGTTCCCGTATCAGTTGAGTTTCCAGCGTCGATAAAAAGAAGGATCGTGAAGGATCTGAACGCTCAGCCAGTTCCTGTAAGAAAAATCCTTCCGAACACAGAATCCGTCCACGATAGGGCGGTTGTGGAAGTCGCACGCGGATGCACAAGGGGATGCAGGTTCTGTCATGCGAGTGTTTTTTACAGACCGGTGAGGGAAAGATCACTCGAAAACATCATCGAAAACGCTGAAAAAATGCTGAAAAACACAGGGTACGAAGAGATCTCGCTTCTTTCGCTCTCGACGATGGATCATACACAGATCGAAAAAGTTGTGGAAAAACTGCTGAGTAGATTTTCTGAAAAAAAGATCGCCGTTTCCATCCCATCAACGAGGATGGACAGGTTCGGTGTGGAGATCGCCTCCAGGATCGCGTCGGTCAGGAAAACAGGACTCACCTTTGCTCCCGAGGCCTCCACACAACGTCTGAGAAACATCATAAACAAGAACATAGAAGATCATGACATCTTCTCGACACTGGAAGCAGCGAGGAAATCAGGATGGAGACGGGTAAAACTCTACTTCATGATAGGCCTTCCCGGTGAAACGGAAGAAGATCTGAAGGCACTGATCGATCTTCTGAGAAAGGTCAGAACCATCGGATTCAAAGAGGTTTCAGCGTCTGTGGCCGTTTTCGTTCCAAAACCACACACGCCGTTTCAGTTTGCCCGACAGATCACCCCAGAAGAAGCAAACGAAAAATTCAAAATCCTTACCAGAGCAAGAAGGTTCGCAAAAGTCTCGTACCATAATCCAGAGATGAGTCTTCTGGAGGGGATCTTCTCGAGGGGTGATAGAAAACTTCTGGATCTCATAGTGAAGGCAAACGAACTTGGAGCGCTTTTCGATGAGTGGAGTGAGATGTTTGACTTCAACGTATGGAAAAAGGCGTTCGATCTGACAGGAATAGATCCAGAGGAGTACTTGAGAGAAAGAAAAACGGAAGAGGAATTTCCCTGGGATCACATAGACATGGGTGTCACGAAGGAGTTTTTGGTGAGAGAATACCAGAGGGCACTCGAGGGAAAAACTACAGAGGATTGCAGATGGAAGGGTTGCTATCTCTGTGGTATCTGCCCCAGATTCAAGGTGCAAAATATTCTCTCTGGAGGTGAAAAGGGATGA
- a CDS encoding stage 0 sporulation family protein encodes MELKAKAVGVEIIPKGKIIYYSVPNGEEYSRGDLVLVMGDFGLEVGRVLIPVREVSIDEVGYELKAVIRKLTEEDMEQHKKNVEDAWKAFQICKQKIKEHGLPMKLLHARYTFDRSRLIFFFSAEGRVDFRELVRDLAKIFKTRIELRQVGVRDEMKFFGGLGLCGLPACCSTFLREFSSVTLKHAKKQQMMINPAKISGPCRRLLCCLTYEYDFYEKELKGIPDEGSTITYEGKRYRVVNVNVFLKTVTLFSDQEGEMIKVPFDRFRKGE; translated from the coding sequence TTGGAGCTGAAAGCAAAGGCAGTGGGTGTGGAGATAATCCCAAAGGGTAAGATAATATACTACTCCGTTCCAAACGGTGAGGAATATTCAAGAGGAGATCTGGTCCTTGTGATGGGAGACTTCGGTCTTGAAGTCGGTAGGGTCCTCATACCCGTTCGTGAGGTGAGCATAGACGAGGTCGGCTACGAGTTAAAAGCCGTGATCAGAAAACTGACGGAGGAAGACATGGAGCAGCACAAAAAGAACGTGGAGGACGCATGGAAGGCCTTCCAGATCTGTAAACAGAAGATAAAGGAACACGGTCTTCCGATGAAGCTCCTCCATGCAAGGTACACCTTTGACAGATCAAGACTCATATTCTTCTTCAGTGCGGAAGGAAGGGTCGACTTCAGAGAACTCGTGAGAGACCTTGCGAAAATATTCAAAACCAGGATAGAACTGCGCCAGGTTGGTGTAAGGGACGAGATGAAGTTCTTTGGGGGCCTTGGACTGTGTGGACTTCCAGCGTGTTGCTCCACTTTCCTCAGGGAGTTCTCCAGTGTCACGTTGAAACACGCCAAAAAACAGCAGATGATGATCAACCCGGCCAAGATATCCGGGCCCTGTCGAAGATTGCTCTGCTGTCTCACTTATGAGTACGACTTCTATGAAAAGGAACTGAAAGGAATTCCCGACGAGGGAAGCACCATAACTTACGAAGGCAAACGTTACAGGGTGGTCAACGTGAACGTGTTTCTGAAAACGGTGACCCTTTTCTCCGACCAGGAGGGAGAGATGATAAAGGTCCCGTTCGATCGTTTCAGGAAGGGGGAATGA
- a CDS encoding GntR family transcriptional regulator — MWFGIDFHSSKPIYEQIKEKIKLLILSGKLREGDFVPSIRSLAENLEVNLNTVARAYRELVQEGVLEVKRGEGYIVSKVNMEKLQTQLEEKLRKVLEDCKKAGIPLERVLKLSKEVFGGDE; from the coding sequence TTGTGGTTCGGGATCGATTTTCACTCCTCAAAACCGATCTACGAGCAGATAAAAGAGAAGATCAAACTTCTCATTCTGTCTGGAAAGTTGAGGGAAGGTGATTTTGTGCCCTCTATACGATCACTCGCAGAGAACCTGGAGGTGAACCTGAACACCGTCGCCCGCGCGTACAGAGAACTCGTCCAGGAAGGTGTTCTGGAGGTGAAAAGAGGAGAAGGTTACATCGTATCGAAAGTGAACATGGAAAAACTCCAGACACAGCTCGAAGAGAAACTCAGAAAAGTACTGGAAGATTGTAAAAAAGCAGGAATTCCTTTGGAGAGAGTGTTGAAACTCTCAAAAGAAGTTTTCGGGGGTGATGAGTGA
- a CDS encoding ABC transporter ATP-binding protein, protein MLKVENLKKFYGEKSAVNDISFEVDKGEIFAILGPNGAGKTTTLKCIVGLRKKTSGKIELEGTFTYLPEEKKLYPYLRVKETIDLFKKIGKNFYEERSLEMLERYSIDLNEKVTNLSHGMRTILYLSLVLAEDVDLYILDEPTWGLDPIVRNEILNLIRSLTYDGKSVLYTSHVLAEVEKIADRVAIMKEGKMVLSGNLDDIKSSYKLVVSKDELGGYLLKTLKSGEKIYLMKKEEIPESVQVEDASFEDIFEAIVRGERDVQ, encoded by the coding sequence ATGTTGAAAGTAGAAAACCTGAAAAAATTCTACGGAGAAAAATCAGCAGTGAACGACATTAGTTTTGAAGTGGATAAAGGGGAAATCTTCGCCATTCTCGGGCCGAACGGTGCGGGGAAAACAACCACGTTGAAATGCATAGTCGGCCTCAGAAAGAAAACATCAGGAAAGATCGAACTGGAAGGCACGTTCACATACCTTCCCGAGGAGAAGAAGCTCTATCCCTACCTGAGGGTGAAAGAAACGATCGATCTGTTCAAAAAAATTGGAAAAAACTTTTACGAAGAAAGATCTCTTGAGATGCTTGAAAGGTACAGTATAGACCTGAACGAAAAGGTGACCAACCTTTCGCATGGCATGAGAACGATACTGTATCTTTCTCTTGTTCTCGCCGAAGATGTTGACCTTTACATCCTGGACGAACCCACTTGGGGTCTCGATCCTATCGTGAGAAACGAAATTCTCAACCTTATAAGATCTCTCACTTACGATGGAAAATCCGTACTCTACACCAGTCATGTGCTGGCAGAGGTTGAGAAAATAGCAGACAGGGTCGCCATCATGAAAGAAGGAAAGATGGTTCTTTCAGGGAATCTGGACGATATAAAGTCTTCCTATAAACTTGTTGTCTCAAAAGATGAACTGGGTGGCTATCTTCTGAAAACACTCAAAAGTGGGGAGAAGATCTATCTGATGAAAAAAGAAGAGATACCAGAAAGCGTTCAGGTGGAGGACGCCTCGTTCGAGGACATCTTCGAAGCGATCGTCAGGGGTGAGAGAGATGTTCAATAA
- a CDS encoding DUF1923 family maltosyltransferase, which yields MILREINRLCKEKITGKKLYAVPKLWIPGFFKNFEEKSGKYFVDPYEFGAAVTDWILKHSKNLDYSQPLSFLKGESSPDWIKRSVIYGSLPRATVSYNHKGSGYYEEDDVLGFREAGTFFKMILLLPFIKSLGVDAIYLLPVSKMSDLFKKGGAPSPYSVKNPMALDERYHDPLLEPFGVEEEFKAFVEACHILGVRVILDFIPRTASRDSDLIREHPDWFYWIRVEELADYTPPTAEELPFKVPDEDELEIIYGKESVKKHLKKFTLSPDRINPEKWEKIKEEEGNILELIVREFGIITPPGFSDLINDPQPTWDDVTFLRLYLDHPEASKKFLDPDQPPYVLYDVIKASKFPGKIPNRELWEYLASVIPHYQKKYGIDGARLDMGHALPKELLDLIIKNVKEYDPAFVMIAEELDMSRDKAAKEAGYDVILGSSWYFAGRTEEIGKLPEIAERLVLPFLASVETPDTPRIATRKNASRMKKLAPFVTYFLPNAIPYINTGQEIGEKQPMNLGLDTDPNLRKVLPPTDEFFGKLAFFDHYALHWDRPDRSVLSFIRRLLKVREQLVEFVLEGTFRNLSSEDLVLYSYEKDGKKLVIAANVGKETKELSGGRVWNGRKWERKGRVILKPLEFVLVLRD from the coding sequence TTGATCCTCAGAGAGATAAACCGCCTCTGTAAGGAGAAAATCACCGGAAAGAAGTTGTACGCAGTTCCAAAGCTTTGGATACCGGGATTTTTCAAAAACTTCGAGGAAAAATCTGGAAAGTATTTCGTCGATCCGTACGAATTCGGTGCAGCTGTCACAGACTGGATATTAAAGCACTCCAAGAATCTCGATTACTCTCAACCTCTTTCGTTTTTAAAAGGCGAAAGTTCTCCTGACTGGATAAAACGCTCTGTCATTTATGGTTCCCTTCCACGAGCAACTGTTTCGTACAATCACAAAGGTTCTGGCTACTACGAAGAGGATGATGTCCTCGGTTTCCGTGAGGCGGGAACGTTCTTCAAGATGATTCTTCTTCTTCCGTTCATCAAATCGCTCGGAGTGGATGCCATTTACCTTCTTCCCGTCAGCAAAATGAGTGATCTTTTCAAAAAAGGGGGAGCTCCCTCTCCGTATTCTGTGAAGAATCCCATGGCGCTCGATGAGAGGTACCATGATCCGCTTCTTGAACCCTTCGGTGTGGAAGAGGAGTTCAAGGCTTTCGTTGAAGCATGTCACATCCTTGGAGTCAGAGTGATACTCGATTTCATACCAAGAACAGCTTCAAGAGATTCGGATCTCATCAGAGAACACCCGGACTGGTTCTACTGGATAAGGGTTGAAGAACTCGCGGACTATACTCCACCGACGGCAGAAGAGCTTCCTTTCAAAGTCCCAGATGAGGATGAACTGGAGATCATATACGGAAAAGAGAGCGTGAAAAAGCACCTCAAAAAGTTCACACTCTCTCCGGATCGCATCAATCCAGAAAAGTGGGAAAAGATAAAGGAAGAAGAGGGTAACATTCTGGAGCTCATTGTGAGGGAGTTTGGAATCATAACACCTCCTGGTTTTTCCGACTTGATAAACGATCCTCAGCCTACCTGGGACGATGTTACATTCTTGAGACTGTACCTTGACCACCCGGAGGCATCGAAAAAGTTTCTCGATCCAGATCAACCTCCTTATGTCCTCTACGATGTGATAAAAGCGAGTAAATTCCCAGGGAAAATACCCAACAGAGAACTCTGGGAGTATCTTGCAAGTGTGATTCCGCATTATCAGAAAAAGTACGGAATCGATGGAGCGAGACTCGACATGGGGCATGCCCTTCCAAAAGAACTCCTCGATCTCATAATAAAGAATGTGAAAGAGTACGATCCGGCCTTTGTGATGATAGCCGAAGAACTCGATATGAGCAGAGACAAAGCGGCAAAAGAGGCGGGCTACGACGTGATACTTGGAAGCAGCTGGTATTTTGCCGGAAGAACAGAAGAGATTGGAAAACTACCAGAGATTGCAGAAAGGCTCGTTCTTCCATTCCTGGCGTCCGTTGAAACACCGGACACACCACGTATAGCCACAAGAAAGAATGCCTCCAGAATGAAAAAACTGGCACCCTTTGTGACCTACTTTCTCCCGAATGCAATTCCGTACATAAACACAGGACAGGAGATAGGTGAAAAACAACCGATGAACCTCGGCCTGGACACAGATCCGAACTTGAGAAAGGTGTTACCACCGACAGACGAGTTTTTTGGAAAACTTGCCTTCTTCGACCACTACGCTCTCCACTGGGACAGGCCTGACAGGAGTGTTCTTTCCTTCATACGAAGGTTGTTGAAGGTGAGAGAACAGCTTGTCGAGTTCGTTCTCGAAGGAACCTTTAGAAACCTCTCTAGTGAGGATCTGGTTCTGTACTCTTACGAAAAAGACGGGAAAAAACTTGTCATCGCTGCAAACGTTGGGAAAGAGACGAAAGAACTTTCCGGCGGCAGGGTTTGGAACGGAAGAAAGTGGGAAAGGAAAGGAAGGGTAATTCTCAAACCGTTGGAGTTTGTCCTTGTTCTTCGGGATTGA
- the ylqF gene encoding ribosome biogenesis GTPase YlqF produces MNWYPGHIEKAKRQIKDLLKLVNTVVEVRDARAPFATSAYGMDFSRKNTIIVLNKVDMADEKITKEWVDFFRKKGKKVIITYRDEPRQVFLRKLRLDRLARVLVVGVPNTGKSTIINKLKGKRASSVGAQPGITKGIQWFSLENGVKVLDTPGILYKNIFSKDLAAKLLLVGSLPLDRIDDHEVFEKAFDIFKRYQKVEEDFTTFFENFAKRRGLLKKGGVPDLDRAIRVFFTELSQGKLGRISFERPDEINPEEQGQTPTV; encoded by the coding sequence GTGAACTGGTACCCTGGTCACATAGAAAAAGCAAAACGTCAGATCAAAGATCTTCTAAAACTGGTGAATACAGTTGTGGAGGTCCGGGACGCCCGGGCCCCCTTTGCTACATCGGCGTACGGAATGGATTTTTCCAGGAAAAACACGATCATCGTTCTGAACAAAGTAGACATGGCGGACGAAAAGATAACGAAAGAATGGGTGGATTTCTTTAGAAAAAAGGGCAAAAAGGTGATCATCACCTACAGGGATGAACCCCGGCAGGTCTTCCTGAGGAAACTCCGTCTTGATAGACTCGCTCGTGTGCTGGTTGTGGGAGTTCCGAACACGGGCAAATCAACGATCATAAACAAACTGAAAGGAAAAAGAGCAAGTTCAGTAGGTGCCCAGCCAGGTATAACAAAAGGCATACAATGGTTTTCTCTGGAAAACGGTGTGAAAGTCCTCGACACACCGGGTATTCTTTACAAAAACATCTTCAGCAAAGACCTCGCTGCAAAGCTTCTTCTGGTGGGAAGCCTTCCTCTAGATCGGATCGATGATCACGAAGTTTTTGAAAAAGCGTTCGATATCTTCAAGCGCTATCAGAAAGTCGAAGAGGATTTCACCACGTTTTTCGAAAACTTCGCAAAAAGAAGGGGACTCCTCAAAAAGGGCGGAGTCCCAGATCTAGATCGTGCCATCAGAGTGTTTTTCACAGAACTGTCTCAGGGAAAACTGGGGCGCATCTCCTTCGAGCGACCCGACGAGATCAATCCCGAAGAACAAGGACAAACTCCAACGGTTTGA
- a CDS encoding DUF2905 domain-containing protein, which translates to MFQGIGKFLILMGLILVVFGILLVLFEKIPFLGKLPGDIVIRRKNFVFYFPLMTSLIISVVISLILYLISRMR; encoded by the coding sequence ATGTTCCAGGGGATTGGAAAGTTTTTGATCCTCATGGGACTCATTCTTGTGGTTTTCGGAATTCTACTTGTGCTATTCGAAAAGATACCATTTCTCGGAAAGCTTCCCGGGGATATAGTGATAAGGCGAAAGAACTTCGTTTTCTACTTTCCATTGATGACGAGTTTGATCATCAGCGTGGTTATATCTCTCATTCTGTACCTGATATCCCGGATGAGGTGA
- the rpsB gene encoding 30S ribosomal protein S2 translates to MAVVTMKQLLEAGVHFGHRTRRWNPKMAPYIYTERKGIYIIDLQKTQQLLEEAYYFVREKASEGATILFVGTKKQAQGVIKAEAERCGAFYVNNRWLGGLLTNFKTIRSRIDKLIELEEMEQSGKLDELPKKEQSRIRRILEKLRKNLGGLKEMRKLPDIVYIVDPRKEKIAVAEANKLGIPIVAIVDTNCDPDPIDYVIPGNDDAIRSIKLITSVIADAYLEGREGAPLTTEEESKAEETVEEMIEEIDLEEFEEEEEV, encoded by the coding sequence GTGGCGGTTGTCACCATGAAACAGCTTCTGGAAGCAGGAGTGCACTTTGGACACAGAACGAGAAGATGGAACCCGAAAATGGCTCCCTACATCTACACAGAAAGAAAGGGTATCTACATCATCGACCTTCAAAAGACCCAGCAGCTTCTGGAAGAGGCGTACTACTTTGTCAGGGAAAAGGCCAGTGAAGGTGCGACGATCCTCTTTGTAGGAACGAAAAAGCAAGCTCAGGGCGTGATAAAAGCAGAAGCAGAAAGATGTGGAGCCTTCTACGTGAACAACAGGTGGCTTGGTGGACTTCTCACAAACTTCAAGACGATCAGATCAAGAATTGACAAACTCATCGAACTTGAAGAAATGGAACAGAGTGGAAAACTCGATGAACTGCCAAAGAAAGAGCAGAGCAGAATAAGAAGAATCCTGGAGAAACTCAGAAAGAACCTGGGCGGACTAAAAGAGATGAGGAAACTCCCTGACATCGTCTATATAGTGGACCCAAGGAAGGAAAAGATAGCCGTTGCCGAGGCGAACAAGCTGGGTATTCCCATCGTGGCCATAGTTGACACGAACTGTGATCCCGATCCAATCGATTATGTGATACCTGGAAACGACGATGCGATCAGGTCTATAAAGCTCATCACTTCCGTCATAGCTGATGCATATCTTGAGGGAAGAGAAGGAGCTCCTCTCACGACAGAAGAAGAATCGAAGGCGGAAGAAACTGTTGAAGAGATGATCGAAGAAATCGACTTGGAGGAATTCGAGGAAGAAGAGGAAGTTTGA
- a CDS encoding phospho-sugar mutase, producing MILFGTGGIRGVMRKGEFDEDTVKRASLSVALWMKQRNLKSVVIAYDTRKNSREFAELAGRVFAGEGIEAYVFPEPTPTPVLSFAVRYMKAGAGVVITASHNPPEYNGYKVYTWDGVQAIPKYTDEITEIYKKVDISGVSEGAIKIVPSEVKEAYIEEVINIVSNLPKNTSLDIAYSPLHGTGANYVPEVLKRLGFKVRPVEEQMKPDPNFSTVPTPNPEEDEALVLLNKKEATLGLATDPDCDRVGVVYRGRRLTGNQVGVLLTDFLLEHVKVENPLVIKTIVTTDMVRPICEERGAYLEETPTGFKFIGYLIEEHTKKGDRNFVFGFEESCGYLAGNHARDKDGVVGSVLSAIAFSNYDPYEKLEELYRKYGYYMEKLINFKFEDVSKAVEIYRSLKEYDGIIDYSKGYKGIIPNETVAFMFEKSRIFVRPSGTEPKLKVYIHVRGDTREGAENLMKESEKKIREILKL from the coding sequence ATGATCCTGTTTGGAACGGGTGGAATTCGAGGTGTGATGAGAAAGGGAGAGTTCGATGAGGACACGGTGAAGAGGGCTTCGCTGAGCGTTGCCCTCTGGATGAAACAGAGAAACTTGAAAAGCGTTGTGATCGCCTACGACACGAGAAAAAACTCCAGAGAGTTCGCAGAACTCGCTGGAAGAGTCTTTGCAGGTGAAGGAATAGAAGCTTACGTGTTTCCAGAACCAACGCCAACGCCAGTTCTCTCCTTTGCTGTGAGATACATGAAGGCCGGTGCGGGAGTTGTGATAACAGCAAGCCACAACCCCCCAGAATACAACGGATACAAGGTCTACACTTGGGATGGAGTTCAAGCAATTCCAAAATACACGGACGAAATCACCGAAATATACAAGAAGGTTGATATTTCCGGTGTGAGTGAGGGAGCTATCAAGATCGTACCTTCCGAAGTGAAAGAAGCCTACATAGAAGAAGTCATAAATATCGTCTCTAATCTTCCGAAGAACACAAGTCTTGATATTGCCTACTCCCCACTCCATGGAACAGGAGCAAACTACGTTCCGGAGGTTTTGAAAAGGCTTGGTTTCAAAGTGAGGCCCGTGGAGGAACAGATGAAACCCGATCCAAACTTCTCCACGGTCCCAACTCCAAATCCCGAAGAAGATGAAGCACTCGTTTTGCTGAACAAAAAGGAAGCGACCCTTGGACTTGCAACCGATCCGGACTGTGACAGGGTGGGAGTGGTGTACAGAGGAAGAAGACTCACAGGAAACCAGGTCGGAGTGCTCCTTACAGATTTTCTACTTGAACACGTAAAGGTGGAAAATCCCCTTGTTATAAAAACGATCGTCACCACAGACATGGTAAGACCCATTTGTGAAGAAAGAGGCGCTTACCTCGAAGAAACTCCAACAGGGTTCAAATTCATCGGTTATTTGATAGAAGAACACACAAAAAAGGGTGACAGGAACTTCGTTTTTGGCTTTGAGGAAAGCTGTGGATACCTTGCAGGTAACCACGCAAGAGACAAGGATGGAGTTGTAGGAAGTGTCCTTTCTGCTATAGCTTTCAGCAACTACGATCCGTATGAAAAGCTCGAGGAACTCTATAGAAAGTACGGCTACTACATGGAAAAATTGATCAACTTCAAGTTCGAAGATGTCAGCAAAGCAGTAGAGATATACAGATCTCTGAAGGAGTACGATGGTATCATCGATTACTCTAAAGGTTACAAAGGGATAATTCCAAACGAAACCGTGGCCTTCATGTTTGAGAAATCCAGGATCTTCGTAAGACCATCGGGAACTGAGCCAAAGCTCAAGGTGTACATCCATGTGAGAGGAGACACAAGGGAAGGGGCAGAAAATCTCATGAAAGAAAGTGAAAAAAAGATCAGGGAGATTCTGAAACTGTGA
- a CDS encoding L7Ae/L30e/S12e/Gadd45 family ribosomal protein encodes MDDQIKRKVYSYIGFAVKARKVVFGKERIRAYIRAPREKKLIIIAEDASERTKKDTIVRCENRNVPYIVMFTKEELGRLLDKPGVSVIGLEEDNLIEAIEKVVK; translated from the coding sequence ATGGACGATCAGATAAAGAGAAAGGTTTACAGCTACATTGGATTCGCTGTGAAGGCAAGAAAGGTTGTATTCGGAAAAGAACGTATCAGGGCGTACATAAGGGCTCCGAGAGAGAAAAAACTCATCATCATAGCGGAGGACGCGAGCGAGAGGACAAAGAAAGATACCATCGTGCGATGTGAGAACAGAAACGTTCCCTACATCGTCATGTTCACCAAAGAAGAACTGGGGAGGCTTCTGGACAAACCCGGTGTTTCCGTGATAGGCCTGGAAGAAGACAACCTGATAGAGGCTATAGAAAAGGTGGTAAAATAG